TCCGTTGGAGGTATATACGGTTTTCCCGTCTTTTAATGAACGGACAGATACGATGATTTCATGTCCTTTGGCATCTCCTGCCATATCTACGGCGGCCTGTAATTTTCCTTGATGATCAGCATTTAGTACGAAATGTTCCATGTGTATCTGTGGCAGAACTTCCAACCATACAGGACGGTATATACCGCCAAACAACCACCAGTCAGCTTTCCGTTCGGCGGCATTGATCGATCTGTTGGCTGATTCTTTGGCAACTTTCACTTCAAGCTGATTCTTTTTACCAAGATTGAGTAATTCGGTAATATCATAATTGAAGCGATAGAAGCCTCCTTGATGCATCTCACCTGCCGGCTTGCCGTTTATCATGATTTCTGCATCAGTCATCACTCCGTCAAAGAATATCTTTACCCGTTGCCCTGCCCATGATTTGGGGGCGTCGAATTTATAGCGGTAAGTTCCGGTTTCATCACTGGGGTGTTGTCCTTTTATGGTATACCATCTACCGTATGTATATTCTCCGAATCCCTGTAGTTCCCAGTTACAGGGAACTTCGATCTTTTTCCATTTGCCACTATTCTGTCCCGCAGAACAGAAAAAATCCCAGGTCTTGGTGTTGTCAATGCCTGTTCCCGAAAGATAAATGCGTTCGGGATGGGGAGCTTGTGCTTGTATGGTAGCCCCATTCCACATAGCTGTGAAAATCAGAGATGTCAGTAAGCATCTAAATTTCTTGTTCATTCTATAATTGATATTATGAGGAATTTATTGTCTGGATACTGTAAAACGGTCGATGTCCGGTGCCCATCCGAAGTTATTTCCCATTCGCACCGTATTGTAACCTTGTTTTAAGCTGACAGGGATCGTCACAGATTTCACTTCATTGTTGCTGTTCAAATCTTTAAGGACCGTTTTCGTCCCATTGACAGAAACTTCCAGTTTGCGGTTTTTGTCGCAAGAGTAGAAAATAGTCATTTCATAGTTACCTCCCTTTTCGCTGTATACTTCGCTCCATTCGGCAAAGTTCTCTTCCCGACCACCGAGTCGGGATATTTTCATTCTGCCGGAACAATCGGAGGCAGGTACATAAACAATTGGTTTGGATTTCTTTCCCAGATCGTCGTAGCAGGGAAGATATGCCCATTCAGCCTCATAAGATACGGGTTCCAGTCGTTTTTCAGCTTCCATTTTGCATATCATTACGCTGTGTGGCTGAACAGTCTGCCGTATTTCTTCTTTCATTTTTCCAAGATCCTTCTGTTTGATTAAGTCTCGTACTTTTACGTTACCACCCAGTTCAAGGGTTTCAAAAGGAACGATAAAGTCACATGGCTGGTCGGAAGGGTTATACAATGCTACCGCTCTTGTCAGTCCGCGTTTCCGTTCGATGTCCTTTACCAGTACATAGCTTTCATTTTCATGTTGAACGACGTGTGCCTGAAGTCCTAATACATCCTGATTCAGTGCGATCAGTTCTTTGTTTTTCAGTAGCTTCAATGAGAAGTCGGGAATCGTATTCATGTCACATCCGATCAGCAGGGGAGAACTCATGATGCACCACATTCCAAAATGGACTTCTTCTTCGTTGGGTTTCAGTCCACGCCCGATTTCTAGCATATCCATATCGTTGTAATGTCCGTCGGTAGCATAGGCGGAAAGATATAAGTTCTTTTCTATAATACCTTTTACTGAATTCCATCTGGGACGGATATCAGGACTGATACGCCAGGAACGTGCCAGTCGTTTTGCCCAGGTGCCGGGAAAAGCCCATCGGCAGATATTGATAGATACATCCGTTCTTCCTGTATTGGCAATAGCCTGGCAAATCGTGCTGTAGCGCTTTTCTTCATCCAGCCCCAGTTCGCGTCCGCCACAATAATCGATCTTGATAAAATCATAGTTCCATTCTTTAAGATATAAATCCATATCCTGCTGTTCATGGCCGTATAGTCCGGAGCCCACTCCGTTTGCGTCGTTGTCGTAGATAGAGCCGCAGGTGTTGTCTCCTGCATCCGAGTAAATTCCGGCTTTTAATCCCAGCGAATGGATATAGTCTGAAACCACTTTCATTCCGTTGGGAAAACGGTCGGGATGCGGATGCATTTTCCCCGTTTCGTCCCGATGCCCGAAGAAGCCGTCATCTATATTGATATAGTTGTAGCCTGCCTCTTTCAGTCCGTGTTTGATTAATGCGTCAGCTTGCTGTTTTATCAACTCTTCACTGATATTTACATGATAGGTGTTCCATGAACTCCATCCCATAATAGGACGGTCGATGTCTTTCTGGGCAAAAGTATTTGCCATAAACATGGTAGATAAAATGCCCCAGGCAATCAGATGTTTTTTCATACGTTTGTAGTCTTTTGTAGAAATGGATAACTTTCTTGGCAAAGATATGCAAAGTCGTAACTTGCTCCAATGGCAAATAAGTATAGAAAGATGGAAAATCGTCCGTTTCTTGGAGAATTGGGGCGTAAAAAACCGGATTAAAGCATGAAAAGTGTATGAATTTAAAGGAAAACGTATGAATTTACATGTACTGACATTACAACTGCCCTTATCTTTGCTAGCAAATGAAAAATACATAAAGTGATGACACATTTAAAAATCTTTTTATTGTTAATCGTTTGTGCGTTGTCCGTTTTGGATGGGAAAGCACAGACTGGTATAGCGCTTACTGACGAACTTAACGGCAAGCGGATCGGAGTAATAGGTGACAGCTATGTGAGAAATCATAAAGAGCCGTTTGAGAACACATGGCATTATAAGTTTGCAAAGAAGCACGGTATGGAGTATTTTAATTATGGAAAGAATGGGAATAGCATAGCTTATTCCAGCCCGCGATGGGGAAAAGCGATGTATCTGCGATATGCGGAGATGGCGGATAGCCTCGATTATGTCATTGTCATTGGCGGACATAATGATGCATTTAAACTGGATTCTATCGGAGGTATTGATAACTTCAAGGATAAAATGGAAATTCTGTGCAAAGGCTTAGTCGAGAAATATCCGACAGCGAAAATCTTTTTCTTTACCCGCTGGAACTGCAAGAACTTTAAAGGAAGTGACTCGGAAAAAGTAGTGGATGCAATGATTGAAGTCTGCGGCAATTATAGTATTCCTATTTTTGATTGCGCAAGAAAAGGAAGCATCTATGCCGATAATGATACTTTCAGAAGAATCTATTTCCAGAAAAGCAAGAATAATACTGATACAGCGCATCTGAACAGTAAAGGACATGACCGTTTTCTAAAAGTTGCCGAGAGTTTTCTGCTGCAATATTAGTTTGGAAGAAAATAGTGTTATTTACTATGATGAATAAAAGAGTATTTTGCATTCAGTTGTTGGTATCAACCGTTTGGTTGGGCTATTAGGACTCTGGGAATGTTCGTATTATTTACGTAAAGCATTACGTGCCTTTTTCCCTGTTTGTTATCATTCACTAATGAGGGATTGATTTACTTTTGTCGTAATACTAATAGTATTAATCAAACGAACTATCAAACTAACTAACAGAAGAAAAACATGTACGGAAAAAATCTTAAATTAGTATTAATGGTAATGTTGCTACTTGTGAGTAAATCCACTTTCTCTCAAGTAACAGAACGCGAACGGCCCAAGGAGTGGAGTCAACTGGTGAAAGGTGCCCGGTTTATGGATCGTTTTCTGCCGATGAAAGGCAATCAACTGTCATCCGACACGTGGGGAACCTCCGATGTGCGTCCGCGTTATGTTGATAATGGTATTGAAGACCGTATCTGGTCCTATTGGGGTGGAAATATCCGGAAAGGAGAAGACGGTAAATATCATCTGATGGTTTGCGGATGGCTGGAAGCCTCTCCTAAAGGACACATGGAGTGGAGAAATTCATGGGTGTTCAATACCGTGAGTGATAATCTGACCGGTCCGTTCAAACCGATTAATATCATCGGAAAAGGACATAATCCGGAGATGTTTCAGGCAAAAGACGGCCGATATGTTTTGTATGTCATCGACGGCCGTTATGTTGCGGATGATATCAACGGAAAATGGGAATATGGAAAATTCGACTTCAATGCGCGCGATCGTAGAATCATCGAAGGATTGTCCAATCTTTCGTTTGCCCAACGGGAAGACAGTTCATATGTAATGGTCTGTCGTGGCGGTGGAATCTGGATCAGCCGGGATGGTTTGTCGGAATATAACCAATTGACAGACCGTCGTGTTTATCCGGATGTGAAAGGACGGTTTGAAGACCCTGTCATCTGGCGCGATCATATCCAGTATCATCTGATTGTCAATGACTGGTTGGGCCGTATTGCCTTTTATCTTCGTTCAAAGGACGGAGTCAATTGGGTTACTGATCCGGGAGAGGCCTACATGCCGGGAGTTGCCGTACACGAGGACGGACATTCTGAAGGCTGGTTCAAGTATGAACGTCTGAAAATGTATCAAGATAAGTATGGCCGTGCTATTCAGGCTAATTTTGCGGTCATTGATACTTTGAAACATGAAGATAAGCCATTTGATAATCACAGTTCAAAGAATATCAGTATTCCATTGAATCCGGGACTATTGCTGACAGTGTTGAATGATAAGCCCATTACCGCTGGAACGAAAACTATCCGGCTGAAAGTACAGGCAGAAGAAGGTTTTCATCCACAAACCGATATGGATATCAGCTCTTTGCGTTTTGGCGCTTCCGAAGAAGTGAATTATGGCAGAGGAAGTAAAGTATTGAAAACAGAGAATGATGGAAATGACCTGATCATTACTTTCGACGGAAAAGGAAATGGGATTACAGAGAAAGAATTTGCTCCTAAATTGATAGGCAGATATAAAAACGGAAAGATGCTTTACGGATATGCGCGTTTGCCGTATGTTGATTATGTGGAACCGATTCTTTCTGCACGTGCCCCTGTATTCTCTGAATCGCAAAAAGGCTGGAACGGGAATATTGAAGTACAGAACTTCGGACAAGTTAGCTCACAAAAGGCTTCGGTCAAGATAGAGTATAAGAAAGAAGGCAAAATGGTCAAAGTGGCTTCTGCTGCCGTACCTGCTTTGAAACCCTATGAAAAAGCTGACATCCGCTTTGCGACAAAGGCTGATTTTGAAAAAGGTGAGGACTATAACTTCCTTGTGACTATTTATTCCGGCAAGAAAGTTCTCTCTACTTTCCGTTTGAATCGGAAGGTAGTTGAATAATTGAAAGACTAACAATTGAAAGATTACCATGAAAAAGAAGATCACATTTTTATTGATGTTTGTACTGTCGTTGTCAATGGTTTCAGCACAAGGTACTTTCCGGTTTGGGACATCTGCAACACCCGAAGGCAAAACTCTTCTGGTGGATAGCAAGGGGCTTATCCTTGACGGCAAGCATATCATTCCCGTCATGGGCGAGATTCACTATTCCCGCGTACCGGAGTCGGAATGGCGCCGGGAAATCCGCAAAATGAAGGCCGGTGGTATCAATATCATTTCTACATATATCTTCTGGATTCACCATGAACCGGAAGAGGGAAAATGGAACTGGAGCGGCAATCATAACCTGCGCCGCTTCGTCCGGATTTGTGCAGAAGAAAATGTGATGCTGGTGTTGCGTCTTGGTCCTTTCTGTCATGGGGAAGTGTATCAAGGCGGAATTCCTTCATGGGTACATGAGAAAGCCGGGCAGAATCCTAAGTATAAGATACGTGCCCGTACTCCCGGATTCCTTGAAGATTGTACGGAGCTTTATAATACTATTTTTGCTCAGGTTAACGGACTTTTGTGGAAAGATGGCGGTCCTGTGGTCGGCGTGCAGATCGAGAACGAAAGTCGCGGTCCTTGGGATTATCTGGAGGCATTGAAAAATATTGCTGTGAAGGCGGGATTTGATGTCCCGTTCTATACACGTACCGGTTGGCCTGCACTTCGGGGAAAAGAGGTTTTCGGGCAGCTGTTGCCGCTTTATGGTGACTATGCCGACGGATTCTGGGACCGGAAACTGGAGGATATGCCGGGCAGTTATGCCGATGCTTTCATTATGAGAGACAAACGTATGAGTAGTGCTATTGCCACAGAGACATTCTCTAAAGAGGAATTGTCGGAAGATTCCCCCTCTCTCAGTTCAAAATTGTCATATCCCTATTTTACTTGTGAGTTGGGCGGTGGTATGATGCCGGCGTATCATCGTCGGATAAATATCAATGGAAAGGAGCTTAAACCGCTGGTTATATGCAAGCTGGGTAGTGGCTCCAATCTTCCGGGATACTATATGTATCACGGTGGCACCAATCCATACAATCCTCTTCACACTATGGGAGAAACGCAATCCTCTCCGGGTACTAATCATAATGACCTGCCTCATATGACCTATGATTTTCAGGCTCCTCTTGGCGAAGTGGGACAAGTATTCGAGACTCCCTTTCATGAAGGACGTTTTATCCATCAGATGTTGACAGACTGGGGCAGTGAACTCTTGCAGATGAATGTTGACTCATTAAGCAGGCATTATGCTCGCCGGGGTGCTTTCGAATTCTATAATGACTATGTGCGTATCAAGAATGAGAGCGGGACGTCCCATGTCACTTTTAAAGACTATCGGACTGAGGGTGCAACCATTGACTGGACTACTGTAGAACCGTTCTGCAAAGTGGATGGCCTTATCTATTTCATCGAAATCAGGGGTAAAAAGCCTCAAATCTCCGTTGACGGCAAGGTCTATACTTGTAAACTTAACAAGCAGCAGAAGGCGGGCAAGCTCAATGTCTGTGTGCTCTCATACGAAAAGGCAAAGACTGCCTATAAAATTGACGGTAAACTGCTTTATGCCAAGAATGGCGGTATTCTGTATAAGAGTGATTCATGCATCGTGGAGGAGGTATGGACAAAGTCTCCTGTCATTGCCGCCACAGTCACGGAAGTGAAAAAAGCGGATGCTCCCCGTGTTGTCCCCATGGGGCGTCAGGCAGTGGCTGCGCAACCTGTAGAAGAGGACTTTGCAAAAGCTGCGGTATACACTATTAACTATGATACATCTGGAATAAATAATTATGATAATCTTTTTCTCCGTATAAATTATCGGGGTGATGTGGCCCGTGTGTATGCTGACGGCAGGCTTGTAGCAGATAACTTCTGGAATGGAAAGGAGATGTGGGTCCGTATGGCAGATCTCGTCGGCAAAAAGGTGGAACTAAAGATTTTACCTTTACGTAAAGATGCCCCTGTCTACTTTCAGAAAGAACAAAAAGCTATGATTGAGGCGACCAAAGGTGACTATATGCTTGGGCTCGATTCGGTAGAAGTTATTGAGCGTCACACACTGGAGTTTAATGATACTTTTTAATGTCACTTGTCACTTTGTAGAACTAACCGGTTCATTATCAATGAAAAACGGGTGACAATAGATGGTGATAATAGGGTGATAATAGAATAGTAACCTCTTTTCTATTATCACCCTTATTGTATCTTTTGCTGATTTAATCTACTGATTATTAGGCTTTAAATACACCACCCGGTTCCCATATCCGCGAGTGTTAAGAACTCCGTTTTCTACCAGAAGATTCAATTCCCGTAGTGCTTTTCCCTTCAATAAACCCGTAATCTGAGAGTATTCTCTTCGAGTGATGAAGTGATTCTTTGCTAAAAAGGCTTCCAGTCGGGAACGGCGTGTCTCTTCCGGCAAGTTCGATGATTCTTGAAATCCGAATTTGGCACGGGTGACCGTCCCCGAACTGCGTCGGCGAAACCAGGGAGTAGCTCTGAAATTTACGTTGTCGAAAGAGATGGAGACCGAACGGATCTCTTTCTTGTCCATCACCGGACGTGCTTTCAAACTAGAGGAGAAATATCCGATTTCTCCCAGTTTCACATGATACCCCTCACTTAAATAATAGGATACCTTCTCTTGAAAAGCTACCATGATACCTGCCAAATCTCCCTCGGTGAAAGAAGAGGCTTCGGCTATTTCACGAAATAACCGTTTGCTGTCAATGGTTCCTTTGGATACAATTCGGGGATACAGAGGCTGTACTTCTCCGTCTCCCTTTTCATTCGGTTTTCGCCGAAAGTCATAATCTGCTGCCATAGCGTCACTTGTTTTTTGTTGGTTAATAGGATTGTTACTCAATTGATACCGCGTGTGTTAGTACAAACACTAGTAACCTTAACATGTAGACAAGGCTCGACTAATATATTTTGTCTGTTTCACGTTTTCGTTCCACGTACGTGAACCGTTCGGACTATGTACGTGAACCCAATAGTTCACATACGTGGACCGATGGGACCATGTACGTAAAACGATTTCTTATCACTACAAAGATACATTAATCTAAGCTTCTAAACAACTTAATGAACGTTTTATTTACTATTAATTCAAGGAGCTTCCGAAAGAATGGAAAGGCGGATAAATAATCTGTAATAATAATGAATAGAAAGGTTGTTTACTGTCTGTTTTATGCCTACCTTTGAGGGATATACATAAATATTTAAGAAAAGTAATGAAGATAACACAAATCAGGGAGAAAGATGGAGTCGAAGTATTAAGTGTATTAGATTTTAACTTGTTGATAGAGAAGATAAAAACAGAGATTAAGACCCGTCCGGTGACCGGATTGCGCCAAGCCCTGCATTTTGTTTTACCCGGAGAATCTTGCAGTTTTGCCGGGAAACTTCCCAAAGTAATACCCGCTGCTGTTTTCGGACGTGTGAATGGCGTGAAGCGGATGAAAGTATATAATGGCATCGTGGAACTGACCGTAGGTCCGTTGGCGGGAAAAGTAGAAGTGGAGATGGTCAAGAAGAAAGCGGCTGAATTGCCGCAGACTATGTTTGCATATATGGGATCAAGTGGAAATTCCGTGAAGATATGGACTCTTTTTACCCGTCCGGACGGTACGTTGCCGCAGACGCAGGAAGAAGCTGAAATTTTTCAGGCACATGCGTATCGTTTGGCGGTGAAATGCTATCAGCCGCAAATCCCCTTTGATATTCAGTTGAAAGAGCCGGTTTTGGAGCAATATTCACGGCTGAGTCACGATCCCGAACCTTTCTATCGGGAAAATTCCGTGCCGTTTTATCTTTCTCAGCCTTTCGGGATGCCGAAAGAAATGAATTATCAGGAGAAGCTGACCCCGGAAAAGTCTCCGTTGAATCGTGCCGTTCCGGGATATGATACGGAAGATGCGCTGGCATTGATGTATGAGGCTGCCTTGCGAAAGACTTTTCAGTCGATGGAAGAGGGGTGGAGGCGGAATGATGATTTGCAGCCCCTGGTAGTCCGGTTGGCGGAAAATTGTTTCCTTTCCGGTATTCCGGAAGAGGAAGTGGTGAGGAGGACCATTCATCGGTATTATCATTCGAAGCAGGCTGTGCTGGTTCGCGAGATGATAGGCAATGTGTATCAGGAATGCAAAGGCTTCGGCAAGAAAAACGGGCTGACAAAAGAGCAATATCTCAATATGCAGACAGAGGAGTTTATGAACCGTCGTTATGAATTCCGCTACAATACACAGATAGGTGAAGTGGAATACCGGGAACGATGCTCGTTTTATTTTCGTTTCCGTCCGTTGGATAAACGGGCGCAGAATAGTATTCTGCTGGATGCGCAAAGTGAGGGTATTGCGGTGTGGGACCGGGATGTGGACCGTTATCTGCATTCAAACCGAGTATCTGTTTATAATCCATTGGAAGAATTTATTTTTCATCTTCCTAATTGGGATAAAAAAGACCGCATTACGGAACTGGCAGACCGTGTGCCATGTGCTAATCCGCATTGGACGATGCTTTTCCATCGCTGGTTCCTCAACATGGTAGCTCATTGGCGTGGGTATGACCGGCAGCATGCGAACAGTACTTCCCCTTTGCTGGTAGGTGCGCAGGGGACACGCAAGTCTACCTTTTGCCGGGATCTGATACCGCCGGGACTTCGCGGATATTATACGGATAGTATTGATTTCAGCCGGAAGCGGGATGCGGAAATGTATCTGAATCGCTTTGCGCTGATCAATATTGACGAGTTCGATCAGATTACTTTGACGCAGCAGGGCTTTTTGAAGCATATTCTGCAAAAGCCGGTAGTCAATCTTCGTAAATCGTACAGTAATTCGGTGCAGGAGTTGCGGCGTTATGCTTCGTTTATCGCGACCAGCAATCAGAAGGATTTGCTGACTGATCCGTCCGGTAGCCGTCGTTTTATGTGCGTTGAGGTGACGGGTACGATTGATACGGCACGCCCGATTGACTATGAGCAGTTGTATGCACAGGCTATGTACGAGATTTGTCATGGCGAGCGGTATTGGTTTGACGATAAGGATGAGGCTATCCTGGCACAGGGGAATCGGGAGTTTGAACAGACTCCGCCGGCTATTCAGTTATTCTATCGTTATTTCAAGGTTGCAGGGGATGATAAGGAAGGAGAATACT
This sequence is a window from Bacteroides thetaiotaomicron VPI-5482. Protein-coding genes within it:
- a CDS encoding alpha-galactosidase, giving the protein MKKHLIAWGILSTMFMANTFAQKDIDRPIMGWSSWNTYHVNISEELIKQQADALIKHGLKEAGYNYINIDDGFFGHRDETGKMHPHPDRFPNGMKVVSDYIHSLGLKAGIYSDAGDNTCGSIYDNDANGVGSGLYGHEQQDMDLYLKEWNYDFIKIDYCGGRELGLDEEKRYSTICQAIANTGRTDVSINICRWAFPGTWAKRLARSWRISPDIRPRWNSVKGIIEKNLYLSAYATDGHYNDMDMLEIGRGLKPNEEEVHFGMWCIMSSPLLIGCDMNTIPDFSLKLLKNKELIALNQDVLGLQAHVVQHENESYVLVKDIERKRGLTRAVALYNPSDQPCDFIVPFETLELGGNVKVRDLIKQKDLGKMKEEIRQTVQPHSVMICKMEAEKRLEPVSYEAEWAYLPCYDDLGKKSKPIVYVPASDCSGRMKISRLGGREENFAEWSEVYSEKGGNYEMTIFYSCDKNRKLEVSVNGTKTVLKDLNSNNEVKSVTIPVSLKQGYNTVRMGNNFGWAPDIDRFTVSRQ
- a CDS encoding SGNH/GDSL hydrolase family protein, which gives rise to MTHLKIFLLLIVCALSVLDGKAQTGIALTDELNGKRIGVIGDSYVRNHKEPFENTWHYKFAKKHGMEYFNYGKNGNSIAYSSPRWGKAMYLRYAEMADSLDYVIVIGGHNDAFKLDSIGGIDNFKDKMEILCKGLVEKYPTAKIFFFTRWNCKNFKGSDSEKVVDAMIEVCGNYSIPIFDCARKGSIYADNDTFRRIYFQKSKNNTDTAHLNSKGHDRFLKVAESFLLQY
- a CDS encoding glycoside hydrolase family protein; this translates as MYGKNLKLVLMVMLLLVSKSTFSQVTERERPKEWSQLVKGARFMDRFLPMKGNQLSSDTWGTSDVRPRYVDNGIEDRIWSYWGGNIRKGEDGKYHLMVCGWLEASPKGHMEWRNSWVFNTVSDNLTGPFKPINIIGKGHNPEMFQAKDGRYVLYVIDGRYVADDINGKWEYGKFDFNARDRRIIEGLSNLSFAQREDSSYVMVCRGGGIWISRDGLSEYNQLTDRRVYPDVKGRFEDPVIWRDHIQYHLIVNDWLGRIAFYLRSKDGVNWVTDPGEAYMPGVAVHEDGHSEGWFKYERLKMYQDKYGRAIQANFAVIDTLKHEDKPFDNHSSKNISIPLNPGLLLTVLNDKPITAGTKTIRLKVQAEEGFHPQTDMDISSLRFGASEEVNYGRGSKVLKTENDGNDLIITFDGKGNGITEKEFAPKLIGRYKNGKMLYGYARLPYVDYVEPILSARAPVFSESQKGWNGNIEVQNFGQVSSQKASVKIEYKKEGKMVKVASAAVPALKPYEKADIRFATKADFEKGEDYNFLVTIYSGKKVLSTFRLNRKVVE
- a CDS encoding exo-beta-1,4-galactosidase; this translates as MKKKITFLLMFVLSLSMVSAQGTFRFGTSATPEGKTLLVDSKGLILDGKHIIPVMGEIHYSRVPESEWRREIRKMKAGGINIISTYIFWIHHEPEEGKWNWSGNHNLRRFVRICAEENVMLVLRLGPFCHGEVYQGGIPSWVHEKAGQNPKYKIRARTPGFLEDCTELYNTIFAQVNGLLWKDGGPVVGVQIENESRGPWDYLEALKNIAVKAGFDVPFYTRTGWPALRGKEVFGQLLPLYGDYADGFWDRKLEDMPGSYADAFIMRDKRMSSAIATETFSKEELSEDSPSLSSKLSYPYFTCELGGGMMPAYHRRININGKELKPLVICKLGSGSNLPGYYMYHGGTNPYNPLHTMGETQSSPGTNHNDLPHMTYDFQAPLGEVGQVFETPFHEGRFIHQMLTDWGSELLQMNVDSLSRHYARRGAFEFYNDYVRIKNESGTSHVTFKDYRTEGATIDWTTVEPFCKVDGLIYFIEIRGKKPQISVDGKVYTCKLNKQQKAGKLNVCVLSYEKAKTAYKIDGKLLYAKNGGILYKSDSCIVEEVWTKSPVIAATVTEVKKADAPRVVPMGRQAVAAQPVEEDFAKAAVYTINYDTSGINNYDNLFLRINYRGDVARVYADGRLVADNFWNGKEMWVRMADLVGKKVELKILPLRKDAPVYFQKEQKAMIEATKGDYMLGLDSVEVIERHTLEFNDTF
- a CDS encoding HU family DNA-binding protein, whose amino-acid sequence is MAADYDFRRKPNEKGDGEVQPLYPRIVSKGTIDSKRLFREIAEASSFTEGDLAGIMVAFQEKVSYYLSEGYHVKLGEIGYFSSSLKARPVMDKKEIRSVSISFDNVNFRATPWFRRRSSGTVTRAKFGFQESSNLPEETRRSRLEAFLAKNHFITRREYSQITGLLKGKALRELNLLVENGVLNTRGYGNRVVYLKPNNQ
- a CDS encoding BT4734/BF3469 family protein, whose translation is MKITQIREKDGVEVLSVLDFNLLIEKIKTEIKTRPVTGLRQALHFVLPGESCSFAGKLPKVIPAAVFGRVNGVKRMKVYNGIVELTVGPLAGKVEVEMVKKKAAELPQTMFAYMGSSGNSVKIWTLFTRPDGTLPQTQEEAEIFQAHAYRLAVKCYQPQIPFDIQLKEPVLEQYSRLSHDPEPFYRENSVPFYLSQPFGMPKEMNYQEKLTPEKSPLNRAVPGYDTEDALALMYEAALRKTFQSMEEGWRRNDDLQPLVVRLAENCFLSGIPEEEVVRRTIHRYYHSKQAVLVREMIGNVYQECKGFGKKNGLTKEQYLNMQTEEFMNRRYEFRYNTQIGEVEYRERCSFYFRFRPLDKRAQNSILLDAQSEGIAVWDRDVDRYLHSNRVSVYNPLEEFIFHLPNWDKKDRITELADRVPCANPHWTMLFHRWFLNMVAHWRGYDRQHANSTSPLLVGAQGTRKSTFCRDLIPPGLRGYYTDSIDFSRKRDAEMYLNRFALINIDEFDQITLTQQGFLKHILQKPVVNLRKSYSNSVQELRRYASFIATSNQKDLLTDPSGSRRFMCVEVTGTIDTARPIDYEQLYAQAMYEICHGERYWFDDKDEAILAQGNREFEQTPPAIQLFYRYFKVAGDDKEGEYLSPVEILDYLQKRTTITLSSGKAHHFGRLLQKEGIPCKHTNKGTVYLVVKI